GAGCCGCCGGAAATCCGGGGAGTTTTCATCTGTGTCATCGGCCCGGCCAGATTCCTCAAGTTCAAGCTGGGCATTGAAGATCACGCGCCCAATGTCACCGCTCTGCAATTCGCGGATGATATTGCGCTCGACCTCGGCCCGCGTTTCAACGAACCCGTCATTGATCTCCTTGCCCTGCGGATGGACCTGGGCGAGCTGGCGAGCGTGCCAGTTCTCATCGACGCAGACCTTGTGCCACCACCGGGCAAAGGACAGACAATCGTCTTCGGTTATCATTGGTTTCCGCCGCAAGTCGTCAAACAGTTCGTCGGCTCTGGCCCGGACCCGGATCAACCGCTTTCGGGCTTCCCTTGGGTCGTTCGTGCCCAGGCTCCGCTTCAATTCAGTGCACCCGAACCGACCGACCAAATCTACTGGAACTCGTTGCCGAAAGTAATAGGCGGCACCCCGCCGCATGAGGCTTGTGGTCATGGCTCTGTGTCCCACCGGTGTGTCCCAGTGGAATGCAGAAAAGTGAGGGTTTACGCGGGTTTTAGGCGGGCTGCGGATTTCCAGCGAGGTCTTGCCGGGTCCCGCCCCCTCCGCCACTTGCTCCCATGACCCTTCGTCAATCAACGATCATCCGCCCAAGAGAGGGCGAGATATGGGTGGACTGACAGCCAGTGGAATAACGGGCCCCCGCAGGACCGCCCCCAGTCAGGTGTGCGCGTCCAGCCATGCATGAAGCGACACCATGGCCACCAGACGTTTGGAGGCAAGGAACTCCCCTGCTTTCAGCAAGGAGAGGCTTCGGCCAACAAAGGCCTCGTTCAAGATTGCGTGACGCCGGATCATGGCCGGGGAGAGATATTCCCGGCACATCTCTTCCAACTGTGGCCGCCACAGGGTTTCCACCGGGAGGTGGAACGCCACCTTCCGCCGCCGGGCGGCGGCCAGGCCGGACTGGCTGGCGACGTGACGCAGCAGCGTCTTGCCCATGGCCATTTGATCCGGACACCTCAGCAACAGGTCATAGAGGGCGGTGGTGACGTAGGGCACTCGCGCTTCCAGCCCGTGGGCCATGCTGAGCTGGTCCATCTTGTGGAGGATCTCCTCGGGCAGCCAGCCGCGTGTCAGATCAAGGAGCAGCCCGCCCAGGGACAGATCAGCCTTGGGCCGTGGCGGCGGCGGGCCGAGGGTGGTCGCCTGGGCCATCTCGGCATCGCCCATGATGGCGCTGGCCCGCGCCAGCATCTTGCCGCTGTCTCCGGCCACGGCGAGCAGTTCGGCGGCCGCGTCGCGCCCCAGCCGTCCCAACGAGGCCTGATAGTCGAACAGGTGGTTGAGCAGCCCCACCGGCATTAGCCGGATCAGCGGCGCCAAGAGGCGCAGCACACCGGCCACGGAACCGAGCTGGTCCAGCTTGCGAAGAATGGGCAGATGGGCGTAACCGGCAAACATTTCGTCCGCGCCCTCGCCGGTCAGGACCACCTTAACCTCGCGGGCCGCCTCGCGGCACAGCTTCCAGGTCGGCAAAACCACCGCGTCGCCCACGGGGTTGTCCAGGCACGCCACCGCCTGAGGAAAGTCCGCGAAGTCGGAAGCCGTCAGAGACACGACGCGATGATCGAAACCGAAATCGCGGGCCATGGCCGCCGCCTGGGCCGTCTCGTCCACCCGATCACCGGTCGAGAAAGTAAAGGCCGTCAGGCGGTTCGCGGCGTTGCGGGCGGCATAATGACCGATCATCGCCGAATCAACGCCGCCCGAAAGGAAGATGCCCAGCGCAACATCGGCCCGCAACTGCCGGCGGACCGAGTCCTCGAGCACCAATTCCACCTCGGCGGCCCAGTCACGCGGCAGGGCGTTGCGGGCGGGGCCGCGCCGCGCCGGTGTCCAGAACCGGTCCAGGCGCGCCTCGCCCTCCGTCCAGCGCAGCACGCCGCCGGGCGGCAGGATTTCAACATCGGAGAACAGATGACGCCCCGAACGGACCCAGCGGAACTGCAGGAATTCTTGAATGGCGTCGGGCCGCAGACGGCGGCTGACCTGGGGGTGGCGGGTCAGGGCGCGGGCCGACGAGGCGAAGGCCAGTTCGCCTCCGGCCAGACTGTAGTACAGCGGCTTGATGCCCAATTGATCCCGCACCAGCCACAACCGGCCATCGGCATTGTCGCGCAGCGCGAAGGCGAACATTCCGTCCAGGCGGGCAAACAGCCCTTCGCCCCAGGCGGCAAAGCCAAGGGGCAGCAATTCGGTATCGCAGGTGGTCTCGAAGCGGTGGCCCAGAGCCTCCAGCTCGCGCCGCAGATCGGGGTAATTATAGATCTCACCGTTATAGCTGACGGTGTAGCGGCCATCGGCCCCGGTCAGCGGCTGGGCGCCGTGGCTGGGATCGAGGATAGCGAGGCGGGCATGGCCGAGATGGATTCCCAGGGCCGAGTCGCACCCTTCGCCATCGGGGCCGCGATGGCGAATCTCGGCAATCATCGCCTGGATCAGTCCAGGCCGTTCGGCGCCCACATAGCCGCAGATGCCGCACATGGCGCCTCTAGCGTTGCTTGGCGGAAGTGGCGGGCGGATCTTGAAACAGCGGCTTCAACTCGTCGGCGAAGGGCTTGATATGGGGCACCGCGCCGCGGATGGCCTCGCGGATCTCCATCTGCCGCTCGGGGGGGAAGTCCTTGGCGGCGGTATCCTTGATCTCGGCCACCACCGAAGCGGTCACCACCCGTGTGGCGCGCTGGGCGACCTTGCGCAGGGGCTCGTGCAGGGCATAGGTGAAGGATACGCTGGCCGTGACCAGCAGTACCACACCCGCCAGAGTGATGGCCGCGGTCTTCAGCAAGAACGGCATCAACTGGCGCTTCAGCGCCTGATCGCGGGGCAGGCGCAGGTAATCCGCACGTCCCAGATCGAGATGATGCCGGAACAGTCGCGTGCGGGCCTCGTCATAGCTGGCCCAGGCGGCCTCCAGGCTCTCGCCGCTTGCCGCCAGGCCCAGATCGCCTTGGGTCAGGTAATAGCGGCCGCCCTGCAGGCGCAATTCCACCGGATAGTCGCGGGCCAGAAGGGCCTGCATGGCTTGATCGTCAGTCATGGCGCTTTCGCCTCAAGAGGGCCACCTGATCGGCCAGCAGGCCGAAGCAGGCGATGTAGACGCTGGAGAGAAACAAGGCCAGGCCGGCGCTGTGGATGCCGCCGGTATAGATGTATTGCAGCGTGCTGGCCACCGCGCTCAGCAAGAACAGCATGCCCCCCATGGGCACGAACAGCCGCTGGGGGCTGAACAGCATCACCATACGCACCATGATGGCGATAAAGCGCAGAAAGTCGCGCACCGGCGAGATATTGCTGTTGCCGTGCACCCGCCGGCTGATGGCGTCCACCGGTTCATAGGCCACGAAGCGCCCGCCCATCATCATGGCCAGGGTGATGGTGGTGGGATAGCTGTAGCGGTTGGGAAACAGGTGGAGATGCTCCAGCAAATGGTCGCGCTTGATGGCGCGAAATCCGCTGGTCAGGTCGGCGATGCGGCGGCCCGAAATCCACTCGGCCACCATGATCAGCATGCGGTTGCCGAAATTGCGCAGCTTGGACGTGTCGGAATTGCGGGTGCGGGCCGCCACCACCATGTCGTATTCCCCGAGGCGCGCCAGCAGGCTGGGTATGGCCTCGGGCGGGTGTTGGCCGTCGGCGTCCATCATCACCACCACATCGCCGGTGGCCGCCAGACTGCCCCGGCGCACCGAGGCGCCGTTGCCGATATTGTAAGGATTGCGCACAGCCCGCGCGCCAGCGGCCTCGGCCGCCTGCGCGGTGCCGTCGGTCGAGCCGTCATCGACCACCACAACTTCGGCGACCACGCCGGTGTCCAGCGTCCGCCGGATCACGTCACCGATGGTCGCGGCCTCGTTATAGGCCGGCATGACCACTGAAACCCGCCAAGTCTGGCTCATCACATGTCCTGAATTGCTCATCATCGAGCCTTGTAGCCTGTCGGAAACGGGGGGTCCAGCCTCATGGGAACGGGAAGTCTGGAGGGCAATAGCGGCGGAAGGCCTCGGCTATGGGCATCATATAGGCATAGGCTTGGCCGCAGGCGTTTTCGATCCTCTGGAACTGCACCATGTTGGGCCGGGCAACATCATTGACCTCGAAGGCCAGCACCACCAGCAAAACCGCAGCCAGTCCGGCCCTGCCCCGCCGTCCCATTTCGGGCCAGAACTGATGGGCGGCCAGCGCCGCGGCGATGATCAGCCAGGTATCCATGTAGATCAGGTGCTTCAGTTCGATCTTGTAGATCCGGGTCGCCGCCTCGGCCCCTACCGCCATCCCGGCCAGCAGACCGACGCGCAGGGCGGCGGCAAAGCGGCGGTGCCACGCCAGAACCGCAATGGCGATCAGGACGGCGAAGCCCAGAAGGTCGAGGGGTTTCAGCCATGGATCGGGATGGAACAGGCGCCGCGCCAAGGTGGCCGCGAACCCGTCATCGACCAGCCGGACGACCAGAGGCATGGACGGGCGGCCACCGGGATCGCCGCCTTTCTGGCCGATACTGCCCAGATTGTACATGTGGTCGATGAAGTTGGAGAGGGCGTCGGTGGCGCCCATGTTGTGGTAGAGCAGGTGCAGGAGAAAGGCGGCGGAGATGCCGCCCCCCACGGCCAGCATGGCGAACAGACGCTCGCGGACGGGCACCGCGTAAATCAGGCCATAGGCCCAAACCGCCGCGACGATATAGACGATGATCGCCAGTTGATAGCCGCCCCGGTTGCCGAGGAAAAACGCTGCCGAGAACACCATCAGCAGCACCGGAAGGATCGGCACGGCCAAGAGCATGGAGAGGGTAAGCCGCTCGCTCCACTCCGGCTCGATCCAGCGCCGCTCCGCCCGGCAGCCGAAGGCCAGGGCGACCATGGGCATGCCCAGGGCAACGAACACACCTTGCATTTTCGCCATCAGCGCCAGGGTGGCGCAAAGCCCCGCCCAGAACAGGTGAAAGGCGGGACGCCTGCTTGACCCGGCGGTCGCCACCGCAACGAAGGTCAGAAACAGGAACAGGCCCGACGGCAGCTCGGTATAGATGGTCAGGGCCTGGATACCCAGTTCGCGGCTGCACGCGAAAACCATCGCCGCGCCCAGGGCCACGGCGAAATTGCCGGTAATCGCCCTGATCCCCAGAAAGAACAGCGCGGCAAAGACACCGCTCAACCCCGCCACCATGTAGCGGCCAGCAAATACCAGTTTGGCATAAACGGGCTCGAAGGCCGCCGAGCCGGTGGGCGGCAGAGCCTTCAGGGATGAGACGTCCACCACGCCCAGAAGATGCATCAGCTTCAGCCACCAGGCCAGAAGCACGAACATCACATACCCCGTATGGTCGAGATAATGCTGGGACAGGCCGGAATTGAGCCGCAACGCCTCATAAACGAACACGATGTCTCCGTCGGAGGTCGTGACGTAGAGGCGATGAATTCCGTGAAGGACGGCCAGAAGAAGAGGAATTGCCGCAAGAGCCGCCATAGCGGTGAAAACACCGCGCCTGGAACGAAGCCAGTTGGATATGGCAAGACTCATTTCGCTCCCCCCTTGAGGCCGAGTCTAATAGGCGGCACATGGTGGCGTGTCAAGGCGGGCCGGCTTGCGCCAAGGTTGCATGGCGCGGCCCTTATGGGTTACACCGGGCCGCCATGGCATGAGAAACAGGCGGTCAAAACCCCATGAAAATTGCCGTTATCGAGCCGCTGCTGCAGTCGCGCAAAAACGTCATCCGTGACGTCATTTATGGCTGCTGGTGCGGAGGAAAACGCATCGGGGGAGCCAGTGTCCCGCCCTTTGAACAACTGACCGTTGCCACCATTCTCAAGCATGACGGCCATGAGGTCTGCTTCATCGACGCGCAGCAGGAACAACTCAGCCTCGAACAGGTGGCCGACCGAATCCAGGGCAGCCAACTGGTCATCACCTCCACATCGGTGATGACCATGCGCGACGACGCCACCTTCGTGCGCGAACTCAAAACCAGGATACCGGGATTGCGCGCGGCCGCCTATGGCTCGCACCCCACCTTCAAGCCCGAGGAAACCCTGGAAAAGGGCTACGACTTCGCCATTCAGCGCGAGCCGGAATGGGTATTGCGCGATTTGGTCCGCCGCCTGGACGCCGGTGACGAGGACGGCGCCGCCCATGTTCCCGGCATCGTCACCCGAGGGACGGACGGCACGCTGATCAAGAATGACCGCTATCCCTTCATCGACGACCTGGACCAGATTCCGCCGCTGGATGTGGGGCTGCTGCCCCGCGATTACGTCTATTTCAATCCCATCGTCCGCAACCTGCCCTATATCACCGTTTCGTCGTCCCATGGCTGTCCGGCCAAGTGCAGCTACTGCACCGCGCCGTTCTTCCACGGGACGCGGACCCGCTTCATGTCGGCGGGCAAGGTTCTGGACGACATGGCCTATTATCTGAACCAGGGCATGCGTGAAGTCTATTTCCGCGACGAGACCTTCACCGCCGACCGCCAGAGGGTCATGGACATCTGCACCGGCATCATCGAGCGCAATCTTCGGTTCAGCTGGATCTGCAATGCGCGGGTCGATACGGTCGATCCCGAGATGCTGGGGCTGATGCACCGCGCGGGCTGCCATCTGATCAAGTTCGGAGCGGAATCGGGCAGCCAGACCGTGCTGGACGCCGTCAAGAAGGGCATAACGCTGCAACAGACCCGCGATGCCTTCCGCTGGTGCAGCGAGGCGGGCATCGCCACCCATGCCCATTTCATGGTGGGTATGCCCGGCGAGACCTTGGAGACCATGGAGGCGACCCTCGATCTGGCCATTGAGATCGCCCCGTCGACGGCCACCTTCGGCATCTGCACCCCCTATCCCGGCACGCCGCTGTTTCGCGATGTCGCCCGCCTGGACGAGAGCATCGGCGACGGCAGCGACAATGCCTCCATCGAACGGCTGCATGTGGAGGGCGATTATAACCGGCATTACTGCTCGGTGGATGGCGAGACGCTGCGCCGCACGGTGAAGCGTTTCTATCGCCGTTTCTATCTGCGCCCGGCCTATGTCTTCGACAGCCTGCGCCGCATCCGCAACGGCAATATGCTGCGCAATGCGGTGATCGGCGGCCTGAACGTCATCGGTTTCGCCCTTGGCGAGAAGAGTTCCTGAGATGGTGGCGGGGCCTTTCCTGTCCGAGGGTCTGGCCGTGGTGCCCAGGGTGCTTGGCCTTGCCGACCGCCAGGAAGACTCGCCCACCTATGGATGCTGCGACCGTGCCTACTGGCATTATCGCACCACCGATTTCCCCAATGTCCGCTTCCAGGAGGCGGGGCTGCTGTTCGCCCTGGCCCATGGTCTCGACCATCCGGGCAATCGCTTTCACGCCAAGCCCGCCATGGCCCGTTGGGCGCGCGCGGCATGGCGTTTCTGGCTGGGGCGGCGCAACCGGGATGGCTCTTTTGCGGAGGCCTATCCCGGCGACCGGGGGTTCTGCGGCACCTCGTTCTCGGCCGCCGCTTTCGTGGAAACCGTCCGGCTGCTGGGCGGCGCCGAAGCCTGGGCCGGTGAACTGGCCGCCGCGGCCCCCAGCTTCGCCTGGCTGGCCGCCAACGATAACCCGGAAGTCGCCAATCAGCGGGCGGGCTCCGTCTGGGCCTTGGCGGGCTATGCCCGGCTGACCGGCGATGGGGCCCTGGAGAAGACGGCCAGGATTCGCCTGAACGACCTGCTTTGCGGCATGGATGGCGAAGGCTGGTTCCCTGAATATGGCGGCGGCGATACCGGCTATCAAAGCATCACCATGGCGGCCCTGGTTCTTGCCGGGGACTGGCTGGGGCATGGCGAGGCCCTGTCCGGGGCTTTGACGCGGGCCGAAACCGCGCTGGCGTCTCGCCTGAGACCCGATGGGAGGGTGGCCGATATTGCCGCCAACAGCCGGGGAACCCAGTTCGTCTACCCCTCCGCCCTGGTACGGCGGCGCAGTCCGGTGGCAACGGCCCTGACCCGTGGGCTGGCCGAGGACGTGATCTTGCGTCCGGCCTGGATGGATGACCGTTATTGCATCGCCCTGGCCATCGACCATTTGATGGCCGGGCGGGAGACCGCGCCATGCTGATGACCCCCTTGCGGCTGGTGGTTCTACGGCTATGGGCCTTGAGCCTGGGGCGCAGCGCGGCCATGGCCCGGTTGCTGCGATGGTTCCTGGTGGAAGTGCTGATCCGCCGACGGAGTTCGCGCAATCGCTATGTGGCCAGTTCGCGCTTCTTCGACATGGGCGAGTTGGACGGGTGACCCCGCGTCTGGCGATTCGCCTGGTCGGCATCGGCCTGTTCGTCGTCATTTTATGGAATATTGATCTCGGCCGGGCCCTCTCCGTGATGACGGAGGTGCCCTGGTGGGGGCTTTGCACCGCGCTGCTGATGGCCTTGGCCCTGGCGGGGATACGGGCCCTGCGCTGGCGGTTGCTGCTGAATGCCCATGGGGTGAGGCAGAGCATGCGCGACGCCCTGGTCTCGACACTGGAATCCATGATCTGGGGGACGCTTACCCCCGCCCGGGCGGGGGAGTTGATCCGGGTTCACCATCTGGTGGCCGACCAAGGAATCGCCGTTTCCCGCGCCGCCGCGCTGTGGGCGGTGGACATGGGGCTCGACGTGGCCGGGGCGGTGATCGCCACCGCGGGCCTTACCGTGTTTCGGCCCGCCATCTTTGGGCAGATCCTGCCACGTCCGGCGGCGCTTGCGGTTCTGGCCGCAGCCATCGGAGGCCTGGCCTTTCTGCCTTGGCTGTCACGGATCCTGGCGTCCCGGCTGCCCAGGGGATTGGCGGCTCCGTTGGAGGTTCTGGCCGCCACCCCGGCATCGCTCCTGCTCGGCCTGGCGGGACTGACACTGGGGTCATTCACCGCCTATGCCCTGACGGTGGCGGGCCTGGCGGGAAATCTGCCCGAGCCGGGCTGGGCCGAGATTTGCGTCATCACCGGGCTGACCATGCTGGTCGCCATCCTGCCGGTCACCTTCATGGGGTTCGGCACCCGCGAGGCGGTGATCATCGGAGTCTTCGCCCTGCACGGAAGGCCGCCAGAGGCGGCTGTCGGCTTCTCGTTCCTCTATGTCGCCAGCGCCTTGTTGGCCGTGGCGGTCTATTTCCCGCTGATGATAGGCTTGCGCAGGCGGAAATAGACCATGGTCCCCAGGCGGGTATCGAGAAATTCATGCAGCCAGACCGGGATCAGACGGGCGCAGGGAAGGAAACGGCGGGGAAAGAAATGCACCTCATGGCCCTGTACCACCCATCCGGCAGCAGCCAGATCGGCGGCCCAATCGGCGTCGGTCTTGCCGATTCCTACCGGATTGCCGTCACCGTCATAGCGACGGATGAAATCGTCCACATCGCTTGAATTCTTGCCGAGATCGGCCCCCGGATGCTTGACGCCGAACAAGCGCATGGCGATCCGGGTCATGGCGAAGACCGCGGGGTGGTGCAAGATGCCCTTGCGATAGAGGGTGATCTTCCCCTGCCCGCCCGGCTTGGTGACTCTGAAAGCCTCGCGGAACGTGGCCTGGGTATCGGGGGTATGGTGCAGCACCCCGGAGGCGGCCACCAGATCGAATTGATCGTCGGGGAAAGGCAGTTCTTCCGCATTGCCCTCGCGCACGGTGGCGGACTGGCCATGAAGGGCCAGATGAGCCTGGGCCAGCTCGACAGCCCGAGGCGTAAGATCGACGGAATCAACCTGCGCTCCGCCACGCGCATATTGCACGGTCAGCCAGCCCGGACCGCAGCCGATATCGAGGACGCGCTGCCCCGCCCATTGGCCGAACTCCCAATAATCCATGGCGAACCGGTCGGAATCCTCTCGCTTGGCCGTGTCCAGTGACGCGAAGAAGGCCGGAGACCCGGGCGACGCCAACTCATGACTGAGCAGGGGATTGCGGTTCCAGTATTCGCGGACATCGCCGACGGAAGGGGCCGTGTCCATGGAGGGAACTTCTTCGGTCATTGTCGATGAGAGCCTAGGCTGTGCGGCAGAGATGGGGGCTAAATACAGTCATAGCCGCCCAAGCCGCAAGTGCCAGCTTGGCAAGCCTCCTTGGAAACGAGAGAGTCGGGACGTGGATCAGACGCGGCCGAAAAAAGCTGCCGTCATGACCAGTCCGATGGCGATCACCATATTGCGGACCAGACCGGGGGACATGCGCTTGGCCGCGTGGGCGCCGAGATAACCGCCCGCCACGGCGGAAGCCAACATGATCAGGGCAGGCGTCCAGGCCACAGCTCCCGCCGCCACGAAACACACGACCGCGATGGCGTTGACGAGGCCCGACAGCAAGGTCTTCAGGGCATTGGCGGAGTGGATGTCGTCGATGCCGAACAGGCCGAACAGGGCCAGCATCAGAATACCGACCGCACCACCGAAATAGCCGCCATAGACGGCGAGCAGGAAGTGGGTGCCATAGAGCGCGGTCTGTCCGATATGCAGCCTTTGTTTCAGCCAGGGAATCAGCCGCTTGGAAAAGGCGAAGATCGAGGTCGCGAAGAGCAATAGCCAGGGGACGACCGACTCGAAGGCGCGCGACGGCGTATAGATCAGCAAAATCGCACCGGCAATGCCCCCGGCCAGGCTGACCGCGACGATCAGTTTCGGGTTCAGGCCCGGAACGCGGGGAAAGTCGTGGCGATAGGCCCAGGCGCTGGCCAACTGGCCGGGAAACAACGCCACCGTGTTGGTGGCATTGGCCGTAACGGGGGGAACTCCCGCGAAAACCAGGGCGGGAAAGGACAGGAACGTGCCGCCCCCCGCCACGGAATTGATCGCACCGGCGAGAAAAGCCGATCCGACCAGCAATAGAATATCAAGCGCGCTCACGCCTCAACCGCCATGCGCGAGGAGGTCATGGATTCCAATGAGGATACGAGATCGGTGAACCGTTCGCCCTGAACGACCACATGGGCGCGCAGCATGTCGCAGGCCAGATCGCCCATGCCGTTCTCGATGGCCTTTACGATGCCCTCATGCTCGTCGAAGGAGGTGTGCATCCGGTTGCGGACCCTCAGTTGCAGGCGGCGATAGGGCCGGAGCCTGCGGTGCAACGTGCTGGCCTGCTCGATCAGGAACGAATTATGGCTGGCCTCGTAGATGGCCAGATGAAAGGCCTCGTTCAGCCGGTAATACTCGGCCGGATCGCTGGCCTCCTTGGCCTTTAGACAGGCCAGATGGGCGGAACGGATCTGGCGCGTTTCGGCTTCCGTGGCGCGCCGGGCCGCAAGCCGTCCGCACATGGCCTCCAACTCGGCCATGACATCGAACATCTCGCACAACCGTGACGCAGGAATGGACGCCACTTCCCAGCCCTTGCGCAGACGCTTGTTGATGAAGCCAGCGGCCTCGAGCTGGATCAGAGCCTCACGGATGGGGGTGCGCGACACGCCGTAGGTTTCGGCCAGATCGACCTCGTCCAACCGGACACCGGGACAGAAGGTGCCGGTGACGATGTTTTCCTCGATCTTTTCCCGAAGTTGCTCGGAAAGGCGTGGGGTGCTCGACAGGTCCATGAGGGTCCTCGGACGGCGACGATGTTCGACAGCGAGGATACAAAAATCTTGACTCGGCGTCCACAAATGAGTTTTCTGTATACAGAACATCGCACATTGAATACGTAGCGATTAATAAGGAATACGCGGCAGGCAATTCTGCATGCCGCACCCCACAGGAAGGAGCGCGTCGTCATGCCTTGTCATATCTGTCACCTCGCGTGGAGCCGCATGCCGGTTTCCGGTCGACCTCTCGGATGGAGGGGTTAACCATGGTCATCTTTGGAACGGCCCTGCTGGCCGCCTGCTATCTGGCGGGCATCTTCGTCGGTGATGCCTTCGGTGCGCTGATCGGCGTCAAGGCCAATGTGGGCGGCGTCGGTATCGCCATGATGCTGCTGATCGCCGCCCAGCATTTCCTGCGCGAGCGTGGACTTCTGAATGCCACGTCCGAGAAGGGCGTCACCTTCTGGGCCATGATGTACATCCCAGTGGTGGTGGCCATGGCCGCGACCCAGAACGTGCTGGTGGCCGCCAAGGCGGGTCCCGTCGCTCTGCTGGCGGCGGCCGGTTCCGTCGTGCTGTGCGCCTGCGTCATCTCCTTCATCAATCGCATCATCCACCGCGCCCATGGCGGCCAGCCGTGGAATCCCGATGCGACTGTGGAAATCGGCTAGGAGAGCGCAGTTATGTTGCACATGATTGAAAAGGCCGTGGCCGAGAACCAACTGGTTTCCGCCTTCGCCGTCGTCGGCATCATCGTCTGGCTGTCCAACCAGGCATCACGTTATCTCACCAAGGGCCGGGTCCACGGCTCTGCCTTCGCCGTCCTCGGCGGCCTTGCCCTGGCCTATTGGGGCGGGGTCCTGACC
Above is a genomic segment from Paramagnetospirillum magnetotacticum MS-1 containing:
- the asnB gene encoding asparagine synthase (glutamine-hydrolyzing) — encoded protein: MCGICGYVGAERPGLIQAMIAEIRHRGPDGEGCDSALGIHLGHARLAILDPSHGAQPLTGADGRYTVSYNGEIYNYPDLRRELEALGHRFETTCDTELLPLGFAAWGEGLFARLDGMFAFALRDNADGRLWLVRDQLGIKPLYYSLAGGELAFASSARALTRHPQVSRRLRPDAIQEFLQFRWVRSGRHLFSDVEILPPGGVLRWTEGEARLDRFWTPARRGPARNALPRDWAAEVELVLEDSVRRQLRADVALGIFLSGGVDSAMIGHYAARNAANRLTAFTFSTGDRVDETAQAAAMARDFGFDHRVVSLTASDFADFPQAVACLDNPVGDAVVLPTWKLCREAAREVKVVLTGEGADEMFAGYAHLPILRKLDQLGSVAGVLRLLAPLIRLMPVGLLNHLFDYQASLGRLGRDAAAELLAVAGDSGKMLARASAIMGDAEMAQATTLGPPPPRPKADLSLGGLLLDLTRGWLPEEILHKMDQLSMAHGLEARVPYVTTALYDLLLRCPDQMAMGKTLLRHVASQSGLAAARRRKVAFHLPVETLWRPQLEEMCREYLSPAMIRRHAILNEAFVGRSLSLLKAGEFLASKRLVAMVSLHAWLDAHT
- a CDS encoding glycosyltransferase family 2 protein, with amino-acid sequence MSQTWRVSVVMPAYNEAATIGDVIRRTLDTGVVAEVVVVDDGSTDGTAQAAEAAGARAVRNPYNIGNGASVRRGSLAATGDVVVMMDADGQHPPEAIPSLLARLGEYDMVVAARTRNSDTSKLRNFGNRMLIMVAEWISGRRIADLTSGFRAIKRDHLLEHLHLFPNRYSYPTTITLAMMMGGRFVAYEPVDAISRRVHGNSNISPVRDFLRFIAIMVRMVMLFSPQRLFVPMGGMLFLLSAVASTLQYIYTGGIHSAGLALFLSSVYIACFGLLADQVALLRRKRHD
- a CDS encoding ArnT family glycosyltransferase, which codes for MFVYEALRLNSGLSQHYLDHTGYVMFVLLAWWLKLMHLLGVVDVSSLKALPPTGSAAFEPVYAKLVFAGRYMVAGLSGVFAALFFLGIRAITGNFAVALGAAMVFACSRELGIQALTIYTELPSGLFLFLTFVAVATAGSSRRPAFHLFWAGLCATLALMAKMQGVFVALGMPMVALAFGCRAERRWIEPEWSERLTLSMLLAVPILPVLLMVFSAAFFLGNRGGYQLAIIVYIVAAVWAYGLIYAVPVRERLFAMLAVGGGISAAFLLHLLYHNMGATDALSNFIDHMYNLGSIGQKGGDPGGRPSMPLVVRLVDDGFAATLARRLFHPDPWLKPLDLLGFAVLIAIAVLAWHRRFAAALRVGLLAGMAVGAEAATRIYKIELKHLIYMDTWLIIAAALAAHQFWPEMGRRGRAGLAAVLLVVLAFEVNDVARPNMVQFQRIENACGQAYAYMMPIAEAFRRYCPPDFPFP
- a CDS encoding B12-binding domain-containing radical SAM protein produces the protein MKIAVIEPLLQSRKNVIRDVIYGCWCGGKRIGGASVPPFEQLTVATILKHDGHEVCFIDAQQEQLSLEQVADRIQGSQLVITSTSVMTMRDDATFVRELKTRIPGLRAAAYGSHPTFKPEETLEKGYDFAIQREPEWVLRDLVRRLDAGDEDGAAHVPGIVTRGTDGTLIKNDRYPFIDDLDQIPPLDVGLLPRDYVYFNPIVRNLPYITVSSSHGCPAKCSYCTAPFFHGTRTRFMSAGKVLDDMAYYLNQGMREVYFRDETFTADRQRVMDICTGIIERNLRFSWICNARVDTVDPEMLGLMHRAGCHLIKFGAESGSQTVLDAVKKGITLQQTRDAFRWCSEAGIATHAHFMVGMPGETLETMEATLDLAIEIAPSTATFGICTPYPGTPLFRDVARLDESIGDGSDNASIERLHVEGDYNRHYCSVDGETLRRTVKRFYRRFYLRPAYVFDSLRRIRNGNMLRNAVIGGLNVIGFALGEKSS
- a CDS encoding lysylphosphatidylglycerol synthase transmembrane domain-containing protein, with the protein product MTPRLAIRLVGIGLFVVILWNIDLGRALSVMTEVPWWGLCTALLMALALAGIRALRWRLLLNAHGVRQSMRDALVSTLESMIWGTLTPARAGELIRVHHLVADQGIAVSRAAALWAVDMGLDVAGAVIATAGLTVFRPAIFGQILPRPAALAVLAAAIGGLAFLPWLSRILASRLPRGLAAPLEVLAATPASLLLGLAGLTLGSFTAYALTVAGLAGNLPEPGWAEICVITGLTMLVAILPVTFMGFGTREAVIIGVFALHGRPPEAAVGFSFLYVASALLAVAVYFPLMIGLRRRK
- a CDS encoding class I SAM-dependent methyltransferase: MDTAPSVGDVREYWNRNPLLSHELASPGSPAFFASLDTAKREDSDRFAMDYWEFGQWAGQRVLDIGCGPGWLTVQYARGGAQVDSVDLTPRAVELAQAHLALHGQSATVREGNAEELPFPDDQFDLVAASGVLHHTPDTQATFREAFRVTKPGGQGKITLYRKGILHHPAVFAMTRIAMRLFGVKHPGADLGKNSSDVDDFIRRYDGDGNPVGIGKTDADWAADLAAAGWVVQGHEVHFFPRRFLPCARLIPVWLHEFLDTRLGTMVYFRLRKPIISGK
- a CDS encoding sulfite exporter TauE/SafE family protein — encoded protein: MSALDILLLVGSAFLAGAINSVAGGGTFLSFPALVFAGVPPVTANATNTVALFPGQLASAWAYRHDFPRVPGLNPKLIVAVSLAGGIAGAILLIYTPSRAFESVVPWLLLFATSIFAFSKRLIPWLKQRLHIGQTALYGTHFLLAVYGGYFGGAVGILMLALFGLFGIDDIHSANALKTLLSGLVNAIAVVCFVAAGAVAWTPALIMLASAVAGGYLGAHAAKRMSPGLVRNMVIAIGLVMTAAFFGRV
- a CDS encoding GntR family transcriptional regulator; this encodes MDLSSTPRLSEQLREKIEENIVTGTFCPGVRLDEVDLAETYGVSRTPIREALIQLEAAGFINKRLRKGWEVASIPASRLCEMFDVMAELEAMCGRLAARRATEAETRQIRSAHLACLKAKEASDPAEYYRLNEAFHLAIYEASHNSFLIEQASTLHRRLRPYRRLQLRVRNRMHTSFDEHEGIVKAIENGMGDLACDMLRAHVVVQGERFTDLVSSLESMTSSRMAVEA